A stretch of Gopherus evgoodei ecotype Sinaloan lineage chromosome 12, rGopEvg1_v1.p, whole genome shotgun sequence DNA encodes these proteins:
- the LOC115660202 gene encoding cytochrome c oxidase subunit 4 isoform 1, mitochondrial isoform X1, which yields MLASRAFSLIGKRAISTSIGLRGHAGVAKSEDFSLPNYIDRRDIPLPQLEYVRNLSAEQKALKEKEKASWSALSIDEKVGLYRIKFCETFAEMNRGSNEWKTVVGGVLFFLGFTAFIVIWQRLYVYGPVPHTFSEEWVAMQTKRMLDMRVNPVEGFSAKWDYDKNEWKK from the exons ATGTTGGCTTCTAGGGCATTTAGCTTAATTGGCAAGCGTGCCATTTCCACCTCCATCGGCTTGAGAGGACATG CAGGTGTTGCGAAATCGGAAGACTTCAGTCTTCCAAATTACATTGATCGTCGTGACATTCCCCTGCCTCAACTGGAATACGTAAGGAATCTCTCTGCTGAGCAGAAAgccctgaaagaaaaggaaaaggcatCATGGAGTGCCCTCTCCATTGATGAGAAGGTTGGAT TGTATCGTATCAAATTCTGTGAGACCTTTGCTGAAATGAATAGGGGGTCAAATGAGTGGAAGACTGTTGTTGGTGGTGTGCTCTTCTTCCTTGGCTTCACTGCCTTTATCGTCATTTGGCAGAGACTGTATG TTTATGGtcctgttcctcacaccttctctgAAGAATGGGTGGCTATGCAGACCAAGAGAATGCTGGATATGAGAGTTAACCCGGTCGAGGGCTTCTCGGCCAAATGGGACTATGACAAGAACGAATGGAAGAAGTAA
- the LOC115660202 gene encoding cytochrome c oxidase subunit 4 isoform 1, mitochondrial isoform X2: protein MLASRAFSLIGKRAISTSIGLRGHGVAKSEDFSLPNYIDRRDIPLPQLEYVRNLSAEQKALKEKEKASWSALSIDEKVGLYRIKFCETFAEMNRGSNEWKTVVGGVLFFLGFTAFIVIWQRLYVYGPVPHTFSEEWVAMQTKRMLDMRVNPVEGFSAKWDYDKNEWKK from the exons ATGTTGGCTTCTAGGGCATTTAGCTTAATTGGCAAGCGTGCCATTTCCACCTCCATCGGCTTGAGAGGACATG GTGTTGCGAAATCGGAAGACTTCAGTCTTCCAAATTACATTGATCGTCGTGACATTCCCCTGCCTCAACTGGAATACGTAAGGAATCTCTCTGCTGAGCAGAAAgccctgaaagaaaaggaaaaggcatCATGGAGTGCCCTCTCCATTGATGAGAAGGTTGGAT TGTATCGTATCAAATTCTGTGAGACCTTTGCTGAAATGAATAGGGGGTCAAATGAGTGGAAGACTGTTGTTGGTGGTGTGCTCTTCTTCCTTGGCTTCACTGCCTTTATCGTCATTTGGCAGAGACTGTATG TTTATGGtcctgttcctcacaccttctctgAAGAATGGGTGGCTATGCAGACCAAGAGAATGCTGGATATGAGAGTTAACCCGGTCGAGGGCTTCTCGGCCAAATGGGACTATGACAAGAACGAATGGAAGAAGTAA
- the EMC8 gene encoding ER membrane protein complex subunit 8 — protein sequence MKLTTQAYCKMVLHGAKYPHCAVNGLLVAEKQPPPPRRDPQPHGQPQPHTLFVDCIPLFHGTLALAPMLEVALTLIDSWCKENSYVIAGYYQANERVKDASPNQVAEKVASRIAEGFSDPALIMVDNTKFTMECKEPAIHVYEHHENKWRCKDPHFDYCEDWSEAQRIATSLLDSKSYETLVDFDNHLDDIRNDWTNPEINKAVLHLC from the exons ATGAAGCTGACCACTCAGGCCTACTGCAAGATGGTGCTGCACGGAGCCAAGTACCCGCACTGCGCCGTCAACGGGCTGCTGGTGGCCGAGAAGCAGCCGCCCCCGCCCCGCAGGGACCCGCAGCCCCACGGGCAGccgcagccccacaccctgttcGTGGACTGTATCCCCCTCTTCCACGGcaccctggccctggcccccatGCTGGAGGTGGCGCTGACGCTG ATTGATTCTTGGTGCAAAGAGAATAGTTACGTGATAGCTGGATATTATCAGGCTAACGAGCGTGTGAAAGATGCCAG TCCAAACCAGGTCGCTGAAAAGGTAGCCTCCAGGATTGCAGAGGGCTTTAGTGACCCAGCACTCATAATG GTGGATAACACTAAATTTACGATGGAGTGCAAAGAACCTGCCATTCATGTGTATGAGCATCATGAAAACAAATGGAGATGCAAAGACCCACATTT TGATTATTGTGAAGACTGGTCTGAAGCCCAGAGGATCGCCACATCTCTCTTGGACAGCAAATCCTACGAAACCCTTGTGGATTTCGATAATCACCTAGATGACATACGGAATGACTGGACAAACCCAGAGATCAACAAAGCTGTCCTACACCTATGTTAG